The following are from one region of the Carnobacterium gallinarum DSM 4847 genome:
- the cobA gene encoding uroporphyrinogen-III C-methyltransferase, with amino-acid sequence MSGLNSEKGKVYLVGGGSGDIELLTLKGARVIREADVIIYDRLVNPLFLYLAKLEAEFIYCGKLPQQHTLKQEEIEAKIVEEALAGKLVVRLKGGDPGVFGRVGEEMAILEQQTISYEVIPGITAASAASIYAGIPLTHRQVNSHVTLATGHRQVNQPSPMDFATFARGGTLILYMGVENLATICAELLENEIAGRTPIAIVTWGSYGRQVVLTGTLATIVEDAKAQKVINPSLIIIGEVVTKRSAISWFEKLPLFGRKILLVSQKPLEWDQLTHYSSQGADIWGIQLGSCRDSRLDEVTMRLLNEQTYDEVIFLEEENSEVNKMELLFHEFLEELKIDRPNSEK; translated from the coding sequence ATGTCTGGGCTTAATTCAGAAAAAGGCAAAGTTTATTTAGTCGGTGGTGGATCAGGTGATATTGAGTTATTGACATTAAAAGGCGCTCGAGTAATTCGAGAGGCAGATGTCATTATTTATGACCGACTAGTAAACCCACTCTTTTTATATTTAGCCAAATTAGAAGCTGAATTTATCTATTGCGGAAAATTACCGCAACAACATACATTAAAACAAGAGGAAATCGAAGCCAAAATTGTAGAAGAAGCCTTGGCTGGAAAGTTAGTGGTTCGTTTAAAAGGTGGCGATCCTGGGGTATTTGGTCGTGTTGGTGAGGAAATGGCAATTCTTGAGCAACAGACTATTTCATATGAAGTCATTCCAGGGATTACAGCGGCTTCGGCAGCTAGCATTTATGCAGGGATTCCTTTAACTCATCGTCAAGTAAATAGTCATGTTACTTTAGCGACAGGACATCGACAAGTGAACCAGCCAAGTCCAATGGATTTTGCGACCTTTGCAAGAGGTGGTACATTAATTCTCTATATGGGCGTCGAAAATCTAGCAACGATTTGTGCTGAATTGCTTGAAAATGAAATTGCTGGACGCACTCCCATTGCAATTGTTACGTGGGGAAGTTATGGTCGACAAGTTGTACTAACAGGTACGTTAGCAACGATTGTAGAAGACGCTAAGGCTCAAAAAGTGATAAATCCCTCACTAATTATTATTGGTGAAGTGGTGACGAAACGTTCAGCCATTTCATGGTTTGAAAAGCTGCCGTTATTCGGTCGTAAAATTCTGCTAGTGAGTCAAAAGCCGCTTGAGTGGGATCAATTGACTCACTATAGTTCCCAAGGTGCCGATATCTGGGGGATTCAACTAGGTTCTTGTCGAGATAGTCGTTTAGATGAAGTGACGATGCGTTTATTAAATGAACAAACCTATGATGAAGTGATTTTTCTTGAAGAAGAGAATTCAGAGGTGAATAAAATGGAGCTGTTGTTTCATGAGTTTTTAGAAGAATTAAAGATAGATAGACCAAATAGTGAGAAATAG
- the nirD gene encoding nitrite reductase small subunit NirD — MREKIFVADLADLIVNIGREIHVEKEEIALFRLPDDSVRAVGNRCPHENGPLAEGIVAGEFVFCPLHDYKVSLNSGEVQAPDEGCVNKYKTSVEDGKVYVWA; from the coding sequence ATGAGGGAAAAGATATTTGTAGCTGATTTAGCTGATTTAATTGTGAATATTGGTCGAGAAATTCATGTTGAAAAGGAAGAGATTGCGTTATTTCGTTTGCCAGATGATTCTGTTAGAGCGGTAGGCAATCGCTGTCCACATGAGAATGGACCTTTAGCCGAAGGGATTGTAGCAGGGGAATTTGTTTTTTGCCCGTTGCATGATTACAAAGTTTCATTGAATAGTGGCGAAGTCCAAGCACCAGATGAAGGGTGTGTAAATAAATACAAAACCAGTGTTGAAGACGGAAAAGTCTATGTCTGGGCTTAA
- a CDS encoding uroporphyrinogen-III synthase: protein MVNDCRFQIYSIPLIEIQPREADLETLDFQRIEWLFFTSSNSVLHFFNQLVDPAVVNSIKIAVIGSQTAKMVRSFGLVPIFQPTEYSSDQFIQQWQIKYGNQQCYRILLPKSDLARSNIKLELEAQGHQVSEKIVYQNILPEKSKEKLAGLLVAGKIDCVLFTSPSAWHRYDEVAQKLALEKELLYGAIGPITDQAIRASGAKGLLPLDESYTMESLLKTVMLHYTN from the coding sequence TTGGTAAATGATTGTCGTTTTCAAATTTATTCTATTCCTTTAATTGAGATTCAACCACGAGAAGCAGACTTAGAGACACTAGATTTTCAAAGGATAGAGTGGTTATTTTTTACAAGTTCTAATTCAGTCCTGCATTTTTTTAATCAATTAGTCGATCCTGCTGTGGTCAATTCGATAAAAATTGCTGTTATTGGTAGTCAAACTGCTAAAATGGTGCGTTCATTTGGACTAGTGCCAATTTTTCAGCCCACAGAATATAGTTCAGATCAATTTATCCAACAATGGCAGATAAAATATGGAAATCAGCAGTGTTATCGGATTTTATTGCCTAAAAGTGACTTAGCACGCTCTAATATTAAATTAGAACTTGAGGCACAAGGTCATCAAGTTAGTGAAAAAATTGTTTATCAAAATATTTTGCCTGAAAAAAGCAAAGAAAAATTAGCTGGCTTGTTAGTAGCTGGAAAAATTGATTGTGTACTTTTTACTAGTCCCTCAGCGTGGCATCGTTATGATGAAGTTGCCCAGAAGCTTGCGCTAGAAAAAGAACTGTTATACGGTGCTATTGGTCCAATTACAGATCAAGCTATACGAGCTTCTGGTGCCAAGGGACTGCTGCCGTTAGATGAAAGTTATACGATGGAGAGCTTGCTTAAAACGGTTATGCTCCACTATACGAACTAA
- the hemC gene encoding hydroxymethylbilane synthase: MEASSKRIKVGTRKSPLAIKQTKLVLAELKKVDPTVEFELIELSTKGDRDKKTALSQMESEGIFTDEVELALLNQQIDFAVHSLKDMPAELATGLMIASIPEREIPVDCLIMRQATSIAELPIQARIGTSSLRREVELLRLRSDLTPCSIRGNIDNRLQQLASGEFDGIILAVAGLKRLGWENQEQFTVVSFTSEEFIPSVGQAALALECRQEDAATRNLLEKVNHPSSMACILAERSFLKTLNVGSNMAIGGYGVHQENQEICLTAMFSDKNRKHYQRVQVHGVDANLLGKQAAQLILENYSKRGDS, encoded by the coding sequence ATGGAAGCATCAAGTAAGCGAATTAAAGTAGGAACAAGAAAAAGTCCATTGGCTATTAAACAAACAAAACTTGTTTTAGCCGAACTGAAAAAAGTGGATCCGACTGTTGAATTTGAATTAATTGAGCTAAGTACTAAAGGCGATCGTGATAAAAAAACAGCGTTAAGTCAAATGGAATCAGAAGGTATTTTTACTGATGAAGTTGAGCTAGCACTTTTAAATCAGCAAATCGACTTTGCCGTTCATAGTTTGAAGGATATGCCTGCTGAATTAGCTACAGGTTTGATGATTGCCAGTATTCCTGAAAGAGAGATTCCTGTTGATTGTTTGATTATGCGTCAAGCAACAAGTATTGCTGAATTGCCGATTCAAGCCCGTATTGGAACAAGTAGTTTACGAAGAGAAGTTGAACTATTACGTCTGCGCTCAGATTTAACGCCTTGTTCTATCCGTGGCAATATTGATAATCGTTTACAACAATTAGCGTCAGGAGAGTTTGATGGAATTATTTTGGCAGTTGCAGGTTTGAAACGTCTTGGTTGGGAAAATCAAGAACAGTTTACAGTGGTAAGCTTTACTTCAGAAGAATTTATTCCGTCAGTTGGGCAAGCAGCCTTAGCTTTAGAATGTCGTCAGGAAGATGCAGCGACTAGAAATTTATTAGAAAAAGTCAATCATCCGTCATCAATGGCATGTATTCTAGCAGAAAGAAGTTTTTTAAAAACTTTGAATGTGGGATCGAATATGGCAATTGGGGGATATGGTGTGCATCAAGAGAATCAAGAGATTTGTTTAACTGCAATGTTCAGTGATAAAAATAGAAAACATTATCAACGAGTACAAGTTCATGGTGTGGATGCTAATTTACTCGGAAAGCAGGCAGCGCAATTAATTTTAGAAAATTATTCTAAAAGAGGTGATTCGTAA
- a CDS encoding aldo/keto reductase — protein sequence MNYRKFADTDIELSAIGLGSMGMSFSYGEGDDSESLATLNKALDLGINFWDTADIYGIGANEELVSKVLVPNRDKVFLATKFGFRPKDPSIGHIRNLAGDQMYIDGSPKHVKEAVEASLRRLGIDTIDLYYLHRVDPTIPIEETVGAMAELVKEGKVRYLGLSEASVDEVQRANKIHKISALQSEYSMLTREVEEQILPFTKEQNMAFIPFSPLARGLMTNNLKIEAINETDFRKNLPRMNGSYLENNQKLAAAIAEIAASKGITAAQLTLAWVLDQGSHIIPIPGTKRRIYLEENAKAVDVHLDSEERQLIKDLLTTYSNVGPRYATAESKFIKK from the coding sequence ATGAACTATCGTAAATTTGCAGATACCGACATTGAATTGTCGGCAATTGGTTTAGGTTCAATGGGCATGAGTTTTTCTTACGGTGAAGGAGATGACTCGGAAAGCTTAGCAACTTTGAACAAAGCCTTAGATTTAGGTATTAACTTTTGGGATACAGCAGATATTTATGGAATAGGTGCAAATGAAGAATTAGTGTCTAAAGTTTTAGTTCCGAATCGAGATAAAGTATTTTTAGCAACAAAATTTGGTTTTCGTCCTAAGGATCCTAGTATTGGTCATATTCGCAATTTAGCAGGTGATCAAATGTACATTGATGGCTCACCAAAACACGTTAAAGAAGCGGTTGAAGCTAGTTTAAGACGATTAGGTATAGATACAATTGATTTGTATTATTTGCACCGTGTTGATCCGACGATTCCGATTGAAGAAACGGTTGGAGCAATGGCAGAGCTAGTGAAAGAAGGCAAAGTTCGGTATTTAGGATTAAGCGAAGCTTCTGTAGATGAAGTGCAAAGAGCCAATAAAATTCATAAAATTAGTGCCTTACAAAGCGAGTATTCAATGCTAACACGTGAGGTCGAGGAGCAAATTTTACCCTTTACCAAAGAGCAAAATATGGCATTTATTCCATTTTCACCGCTAGCACGGGGATTAATGACTAATAATCTTAAGATAGAAGCAATTAATGAAACTGATTTTCGTAAGAATTTGCCACGTATGAATGGAAGTTATTTAGAAAACAATCAAAAATTAGCTGCTGCTATCGCTGAAATTGCAGCAAGTAAAGGCATTACTGCGGCTCAATTAACCTTAGCTTGGGTATTAGATCAAGGGAGTCACATTATTCCAATTCCAGGAACAAAACGACGCATATATTTAGAAGAAAATGCAAAGGCTGTTGACGTTCATTTAGACTCTGAGGAACGCCAACTAATTAAAGACCTATTGACTACCTACTCAAATGTAGGGCCACGATACGCTACAGCTGAAAGCAAATTTATCAAAAAATAA
- a CDS encoding formate/nitrite transporter family protein, producing MGFYSPPELVDVTIEKGVDKAKASVLTLSVLGFAAGMFIGLAGIAFIRAMGTMPAEWGSLVLLIGACVFPFGLICLLLAGGELVTGNMMVVSMALFAKRITGKEWLRNIAIVTIFNFIGAFFVAYFFGHLAGALQGDFAARTILVAQGRTKDDFLQAFLSGIACNILVSTGVYLNFAAKDFMGKIAGIWLPIMGFVMSGFQHVVANMFIIPAGILAGGVTWGDFWMNMIPVFLGNVIGGGGFIAFMYFAAYKIGTGKNASSK from the coding sequence ATGGGATTTTATAGTCCACCAGAACTAGTAGATGTAACGATTGAAAAAGGTGTAGATAAGGCAAAAGCCAGTGTTTTGACTTTAAGCGTATTAGGCTTTGCAGCAGGCATGTTTATTGGTCTAGCGGGAATCGCTTTTATACGAGCAATGGGAACGATGCCGGCTGAATGGGGAAGTTTGGTGTTATTGATTGGCGCTTGTGTTTTTCCATTTGGGTTAATTTGTTTATTATTAGCCGGTGGAGAATTAGTAACAGGGAATATGATGGTTGTCTCAATGGCGTTATTTGCGAAAAGAATTACAGGAAAAGAATGGCTTAGAAATATTGCAATTGTAACGATTTTTAATTTTATTGGTGCTTTTTTTGTCGCTTACTTTTTTGGTCATTTAGCAGGTGCGTTACAAGGTGACTTTGCAGCCCGTACAATTTTAGTGGCTCAAGGTCGCACGAAAGATGATTTTTTACAAGCTTTTCTATCAGGAATTGCCTGTAATATCTTAGTAAGTACAGGAGTGTATCTGAACTTTGCGGCGAAAGATTTCATGGGGAAAATAGCTGGAATTTGGTTGCCAATTATGGGATTTGTTATGTCTGGTTTTCAGCACGTGGTTGCCAATATGTTTATCATTCCAGCAGGGATTCTAGCTGGTGGTGTAACATGGGGAGATTTTTGGATGAATATGATTCCAGTATTTCTTGGAAACGTCATTGGTGGCGGTGGCTTTATTGCCTTTATGTATTTTGCTGCGTATAAGATTGGAACTGGGAAGAATGCTAGTTCCAAGTAG